Proteins from a single region of Caloramator sp. E03:
- a CDS encoding FAD-dependent oxidoreductase: MSMNLEADVIVIGGGASGITAAVAAAEKGASVIVLEKGSTTGGAASMGMGLFAVESKYQKAQLIDFTKEDAFNLLMNYTHWRVDARLVRKYIEQSSNTIEWLESMGVEFLGAYKYFEKSTQTWHIVKIKGSNAPAERAASNMFRVLTERAEELGVKIMYKTKATKILKEDGYVTGVELITSDGEKVTAECNAVIVATGGFGDNPKMIHDILGYEWGKDLHSFRIPGVQGEGLQMLWEAGAGRTQPTMELTYTTPGVTDIFKTISETMRQPNLMVNLDGKRFINEEIMNNTVYTGNAISLQRERMAFTIIDDSILDYYRKNGLDYVTVHHNIKTIEKWEKEIEAYFKGEASETAGLSELHNEEQKHQVNVFVADTLEELCEKTGIDLKNLKETIEEYNRMCTTSDEMFFKKHKYMKPLKGGKYYAARHFPAGYGSLGGVKTNDKMEVLDPSGIKIPGLYACGTDACNIYGDSYCFFMPGNTMGFAVNSGRMAGYNAVDYMDSEEFK, encoded by the coding sequence ATGAGCATGAATTTAGAGGCTGATGTTATTGTAATAGGTGGCGGTGCATCAGGAATTACAGCTGCTGTAGCAGCAGCAGAAAAGGGAGCAAGTGTTATAGTTTTAGAAAAAGGAAGTACTACTGGTGGAGCAGCAAGCATGGGAATGGGCCTTTTTGCTGTGGAGTCAAAATATCAGAAGGCTCAATTAATTGATTTTACTAAAGAGGATGCTTTTAATCTATTAATGAATTATACTCATTGGAGAGTAGATGCAAGGCTTGTAAGAAAGTATATTGAACAGTCAAGCAACACAATTGAATGGCTTGAATCTATGGGAGTAGAATTTTTAGGAGCATATAAATATTTTGAAAAGTCTACCCAAACTTGGCATATTGTAAAAATTAAAGGAAGCAATGCTCCAGCAGAAAGAGCAGCATCTAACATGTTTAGAGTTTTGACAGAAAGAGCAGAAGAGTTAGGTGTTAAGATTATGTACAAGACTAAAGCAACAAAAATATTAAAAGAGGATGGATATGTTACTGGAGTTGAATTAATAACTTCTGATGGTGAAAAAGTTACTGCTGAATGTAATGCTGTTATTGTTGCAACAGGTGGATTTGGTGATAATCCAAAGATGATACATGACATACTTGGATATGAATGGGGCAAGGATTTACACTCATTCAGAATACCAGGGGTACAGGGTGAAGGATTGCAAATGCTCTGGGAAGCAGGTGCTGGAAGAACTCAACCAACTATGGAATTGACATATACTACACCAGGGGTAACAGATATATTTAAAACAATAAGTGAAACAATGAGACAGCCTAATCTTATGGTTAATCTTGATGGGAAACGCTTCATTAACGAAGAGATTATGAATAATACAGTTTACACAGGCAATGCTATATCATTACAAAGAGAGAGAATGGCTTTTACAATAATTGATGACAGTATACTGGATTATTATAGGAAGAACGGTCTTGATTATGTTACTGTACATCACAATATTAAGACAATTGAAAAATGGGAAAAAGAAATTGAAGCTTACTTTAAGGGAGAGGCTTCTGAAACTGCTGGACTTAGCGAACTTCATAATGAGGAACAAAAGCATCAAGTTAACGTTTTTGTAGCAGATACATTAGAAGAATTATGCGAAAAAACAGGAATAGACCTTAAAAACTTAAAGGAAACTATTGAGGAGTACAATAGAATGTGTACAACTTCCGACGAAATGTTCTTTAAAAAGCATAAATATATGAAGCCTTTAAAAGGTGGAAAGTATTATGCTGCAAGACATTTTCCAGCAGGATATGGCAGCCTTGGCGGAGTAAAAACAAACGATAAAATGGAAGTTCTTGATCCATCAGGAATTAAAATACCAGGTCTATATGCATGTGGAACAGATGCATGTAATATCTATGGAGATAGCTATTGCTTCTTCATGCCAGGAAATACAATGGGTTTTGCTGTTAACAGCGGAAGAATGGCTGGTTATAATGCAGTGGATTATATGGATTCTGAAGAATTTAAATAA
- a CDS encoding MFS transporter, giving the protein MFKNKRFAAYAIAFNIIGIFYMFFYSGLQNDHLNILTPYLQSKLGWNDLKITNPVTAGAMVTIVLYLVIGSLFVKYGVKKILVPSIFILALGCIGIAVAGENYALYAVSLFFVRIMVVPLQMGGFMLAANWFIKYRGRVLGVITAGSPLMSVVGIGVLTSLVGKYGLNTYIMIAGVLILMALLTIFVIKDTPEELGLFPDGADHAPISEKEEVGGDITLKEILTDKRAWQLIISYGIMQFVIVAMMGYMAVRYISLSGPNDVPNLFVSKALLWLSIGAALGIPMSYVLGWIDDKLGSIKASLVLNVLFLFAVVPLAIMPVGGNVTLMAIWAFGVACMTGGLPTMHPCVTSYVYGRKQYMAANKWIMTIQAIPMAFALTFMGAFNQMGNLTMAYYIMIGLLVISFITILTMWNIPDANAADRDYGSKSPKIEGAKGNTLS; this is encoded by the coding sequence ATGTTTAAAAATAAGAGATTTGCTGCTTATGCAATTGCATTTAATATTATCGGTATATTTTATATGTTTTTCTACTCGGGACTTCAAAATGACCATTTAAATATTCTTACTCCATATTTGCAATCAAAATTAGGCTGGAATGACCTAAAAATAACAAATCCTGTTACAGCAGGAGCAATGGTAACAATTGTACTTTATTTAGTTATAGGTTCACTATTTGTAAAATATGGTGTTAAAAAAATATTAGTACCGAGTATATTTATTTTGGCATTAGGGTGTATTGGGATTGCAGTAGCAGGTGAAAACTATGCGTTATATGCAGTAAGTTTGTTCTTTGTACGTATAATGGTAGTTCCTCTTCAAATGGGAGGATTTATGCTGGCTGCAAACTGGTTTATAAAATATAGAGGACGAGTTTTAGGTGTGATTACAGCTGGTAGCCCTTTAATGTCTGTTGTAGGTATTGGTGTGCTAACATCTTTAGTTGGTAAATATGGATTGAATACATATATAATGATTGCTGGTGTTTTAATTTTGATGGCACTTTTAACTATTTTTGTTATCAAGGATACACCAGAGGAACTTGGGCTATTCCCTGATGGCGCTGATCATGCACCAATTTCTGAAAAAGAAGAGGTTGGAGGAGATATTACATTAAAAGAGATATTAACAGATAAAAGAGCATGGCAGCTTATAATCTCTTATGGTATTATGCAGTTTGTTATTGTTGCAATGATGGGGTATATGGCTGTTAGGTATATTAGTTTAAGTGGTCCTAATGATGTTCCCAATCTCTTTGTTAGTAAGGCTCTATTATGGCTTTCAATAGGAGCTGCTTTAGGTATTCCAATGAGCTATGTACTTGGATGGATTGATGATAAGCTTGGTTCAATTAAGGCATCACTAGTTCTTAATGTATTGTTCCTGTTTGCAGTTGTTCCACTTGCTATAATGCCTGTAGGTGGCAATGTAACTCTTATGGCAATTTGGGCATTTGGAGTTGCTTGTATGACAGGAGGACTTCCAACAATGCATCCATGTGTTACTTCTTACGTATATGGACGTAAGCAATACATGGCAGCAAATAAATGGATAATGACCATTCAAGCTATTCCAATGGCCTTTGCATTGACCTTTATGGGAGCATTTAATCAAATGGGTAATCTTACAATGGCTTACTATATAATGATTGGTTTGCTTGTAATTTCTTTTATAACAATTTTAACAATGTGGAATATTCCAGATGCAAATGCTGCTGATAGAGATTATGGTTCAAAATCACCAAAAATAGAAGGAGCAAAGGGTAATACATTATCTTAA
- a CDS encoding NADH-ubiquinone oxidoreductase-F iron-sulfur binding region domain-containing protein, producing MTCEANSTVFPKWNASDSNACVVDYCMNIMDIARKESCGKCVLCREGTWQVFKIIKDITEGNSKSEDFELLLDILEQINKCASCEMSRTAALICINLMKEHEEEWDKHIRRKRCSNMICKCSYTLYVDPQLCDGCGKCLESCSQGAIAGGADMIHVIDTNVCNKCMVCVSVCPKGAIKKAGAVKPILPSEPVQVGSFNQTSDGQEDGMTRRRRRRQ from the coding sequence ATGACCTGTGAGGCAAACAGTACAGTATTTCCAAAATGGAATGCTTCTGATAGCAACGCCTGTGTTGTTGATTATTGTATGAATATTATGGATATTGCGAGAAAAGAATCCTGTGGAAAATGTGTTCTCTGCAGAGAGGGTACATGGCAAGTTTTTAAAATCATAAAGGATATAACTGAAGGTAATTCAAAGAGTGAAGATTTTGAATTATTACTTGATATTCTCGAGCAGATAAATAAATGTGCAAGTTGTGAAATGTCAAGGACTGCAGCATTAATTTGCATTAATTTGATGAAAGAGCATGAAGAAGAGTGGGACAAACATATCCGTCGTAAAAGATGTTCAAATATGATATGTAAATGTAGTTATACACTTTATGTAGATCCCCAGTTATGTGATGGATGTGGTAAATGCTTGGAAAGTTGTTCACAGGGTGCAATTGCTGGTGGGGCAGATATGATTCACGTTATCGATACAAATGTATGTAATAAATGCATGGTTTGTGTATCTGTTTGCCCCAAAGGTGCAATAAAGAAGGCTGGTGCAGTAAAACCTATACTTCCCAGTGAACCAGTACAAGTAGGCAGTTTTAATCAAACTTCTGATGGACAGGAAGATGGTATGACAAGGAGAAGGCGCAGGAGACAGTAA